The region TCGGTTTTCGGTATTGGGTTTATTGGCAACATTGGCAGCTCTTCTAACACTGGAGCCTTTCCAGAACCTGATGAGCCAAGCACTTATCGCTTTTGTGATCGGAATCGCAATAAACCGGTATATTATGGTTTCGCGATTGAAAACGAGTGAACCGGAGCAATGGGCGAGAGTTAGTGGTTGGTTTAAAGAGATTCTAATCCTTGGTTTATTGGTGTTAAGTACGGGACATATTCGTGGTTGAGCCGAACATTCTTCTGGCAAGTGGCTCACCCCGCCGGGCTGAATTACTGACACGGATTGGTATAAAGCATCGGGTATTTGTTCCAGATATCGACGAATCGATTAGACTCGGGGAAACAATCGAGGAGTATGTTGTTCGGCTCGCCCGCGAGAAAGCCGACGCCGGAGTAAGAACCGCTGATCCGGGAACCACTGTTATCGCTGCCGACACGGCGGTTGTTATACACGGTACTTGGTTAGGAAAACCGGAAAATCGTGACGAAGCAAAGCGGATGTTGCGAATGCTATCGGGGAATACTCACGAGGTGTGGACAGGCGTTTCTATTGCAATTGTTGGCGGGGAGCGGATCGATTTCCATGATATCAGCCGAGTAACCTTTGTCGAAATGGACGACGTGGAAATCGATAAGTATGTCGAAACCGGCGAACCGCTCGATAAAGCAGGTGCTTATGGCGTACAGGCGATGGGCGCTCGCTATGTGCAACGAATCGAAGGGTGTTTTTTTAACGTGATGGGATTGCCCATCGCAA is a window of bacterium DNA encoding:
- a CDS encoding Maf family protein, which gives rise to MVEPNILLASGSPRRAELLTRIGIKHRVFVPDIDESIRLGETIEEYVVRLAREKADAGVRTADPGTTVIAADTAVVIHGTWLGKPENRDEAKRMLRMLSGNTHEVWTGVSIAIVGGERIDFHDISRVTFVEMDDVEIDKYVETGEPLDKAGAYGVQAMGARYVQRIEGCFFNVMGLPIAKVYAGIKKLGALKRP